The Leptospira selangorensis genome segment GCGATGGATATCGCAGAAGAACAAGGACAGATCGAAGTTACCTGTGAATTCTGTAATTCCATCTATAGATTTCCCAAAGCAGAGGTCTTAGAGTTATTTTAAGAAATAGAATGTTAGGACGGTTTGAAAATCTTACCTTAGATTCTATAGAAATCCCTGTATCAAAACTCGCAGGGATTCTTGCAAAAGTCTGGAAAGAAGGAAAATTTCCCCTACTTCTTCTATCCGGAAAAATGGGTTCAGGCAAAACCACATTCGTTTCTAAACTTGTAAAAGCTCTATTGGATGAATTAAAACCTGGCTTGGATAAATCTAAACTATTTGTAAATTCTCCTACTTACACTTTGATGAATGAGTATCCATTTTCCGAGATCCAAAACCAACTGGGAGATCCATTAGAGATCTTTCATTTTGACCTGTATCGGATCGGTTCCTCCGAAGAAATTCCTGATCTGGGATTTGAAGAATATTGGAACGGCAAAGGAATTTCTTTGATAGAATGGTGGGAAAAAGCGGAGCCTGAATTTAAAGACAGAAAATTCAGCATCAAGATCGATCTGGAAGAAGCGGACGAAGATACTCGAAATTTGCAGGTTGAGTTTTCTGGAGAAGAATGGAGAAGATCCGATCTACAAATCGAATCCTTCCTGAAGTCGGAGAAAATCTTATGACAAAAATATTATTCTTCGATGCGACTAACTCTTGGATCTTAGTCGGATGTTTTCTTAAAACGGAAGATGGCAAATTAGAAAAACTTTCCGAGTATAAAGAATTACATAATAGGGAATCTTCTCTATTGCTCATAAAAGAAATTTCAAGTTGTTTGAAGGTTTCTAATTGGGAAAAACCTGATATAATAGTTACTGCTACCGGCCCCGGATCTTTTACCGGAATTCGGATCTCAGTGGCAACTGCTCGTAATTTTTCACAGATCTGGAATATTCCGGTTTTGGGAATTGATAGTTTAGAATTGTACTCCTGCCAATATTATGCGGAATCAGAATCACCCGTTTGTGTAGGAATAGAAGCGAAACAAGGAAAAATTTATTTCGGTCTAAGGGACTCCAGAGGTTATTGGGGCACCATAGACATTGCTCCGGATATGATTCCGGAAACCATTCCGGAAGATAGGATAGGCTCTTATCTTACAGGAATTAAATTCAGTGATTCTCCCGAATTTTTTGCGGGAACAAATATGAAAGAAAATCTTCCTTCGCCGGAAGCAAGTATATTGGAAAAGTCCGGCGAGATCAAAAAGGCATTAGCCAAACCGGAAGATCATTCGTATTTACAATTAGTTCCGAATTATCTGAGAGGAACTTACGCTGATGATAAGCCTAAGGTATATTATACATGACACAAAAAAAGAAAATGGTTAAACAAATACAAACAAAGAAAAAAACGAAAATCAACCAGAGTAGTGAGAAAAACAAAGAAACTAAAAAATCCAGATCCAAAGAATCGGATGAAAATGATCTAAGAAAAAGTATTAGAGAAGCAAAGGAGAAGGTTTCTAAAAAGAAAAAAGATCATAAGTCTTCTCGCTCCAAAAAGCTGGAGATATTCCCGGTCGAACAAAAAGTTTCGGCTCCTTCTTCTAAAAAAGAAAGAAAAGATAAAAACAGATCTTTTAAACAAGAATCCGTAAAAGAATTTCGAGACGAAGTTTCTCCACCAAAAGAAGAAACAAATTACAAGAAATCTTCTTACGAAAATCAAAATAAGAATCAGGCATATACTCCTAAACCTTCACATCACAAAAATGATTCACATGTTCCCGGATCGAAATCAAAGTTTTACGATAGAAAGTTCGGAAGTCATGATTGGGAAAGAGAGAATGAACCTGGCAGAAAACTTCTAAAATTTTTCCGTTCTAAAGCGGGAAAGGTTCTCTCTATGCAAGAGATTTACTCTAAGTTCATCGCTCACGCAGGACAGAAAAAAGGTTTTAGAAGAGAAAAATGGGAAGCCCAAGAACAAAAACGTTCTGCGGAAGAGGTTTTGATCTTCTTCGAAAAAGAAGGTCTGATAGAGATCCAAAAAAAGAATATCATAGTTCGTCCAAACCAAACCTTGAGTGGAACCATCTCCCTAAGTAAAAAAGGAGACGGCTTTGTAAAGTTGACTACAGGAACAGAAGTCTTTGTCCCAGGCCAGTATACTTCTTCCGCCATCCAAGGTGACCTTGTGGAAATTCTTCCTACAGGTATCGGCCGCAAAGGAAAGTTAGAGGGAGAAGTTGTCTCAGTTCTTCGGAGAGGCCGTGAACTTTACAGGATGAAGGTCACCGAGAAAGATTATAAATTTATAGTCGGAACCTTCTTGGATATGGAAGGAGATTTGAAAGAAGGTTTCCTTCCCCGCAAAACATTACTCCAAGATCTACAAGATGAGATCAATATAGGCGATGTATTGATCGTTACTTTAAAGCAGGATTCTGATCACGAAAAAAATCTATACGAAGCTCACTTTGTTCGTTTTGAGTCGGATACAAAAGAAGACACGGATCTGATGAGAATGTTAATGAAGTACAATTATACTATTCTTTATCCTGAAGAAGTAAAATTGGAAGAGCTTCCCGACGAAGTGGATGAAACCACAGTCGACAATTGGAATTCCAGAGTGGATTTGAGAGAACTTAAATCCATTACGATAGATGGAGAATATTCCAAGGACTTTGACGATGCTATTTCCTTCATAGATGAAGGTAAGAAGATCCGGTTTTACGTTCATATTGCAGACGTTTCCCATTATGTTCAACCAGGTTCTGATCTAGATGTAGAAGCATATGCTAGAGCAACTTCCGTCTACTTGGGAAGTAGAGTTGTCCCGATGCTTCCTCCTGAACTTTCCGAAAATCTGTGTAGTCTCGTAGCGAAGAAAAACCGACTGGCATTTACAGTAGAGATGGAGGCGGATTGGAGCGGAACAATCTTCCATGCTAAGTTTTACAAATCCATCATTAAAGTAGAAGAAAGATACACTTATAATCGAGCAGAAGAAGAGATCAAAGCCGGAGATCCGAATAATTGGATTTTCCAAATGATGAAATTTGCGGACATTCTCAGAAAAAGAAGACTCAATTCCGGAAGAGTGGATCTGAATCTAAAAGAGACAAAGGTAGTCACTGACTCAGAACATAATGTAGTTGAGATCAAACCTGTGGA includes the following:
- the tsaE gene encoding tRNA (adenosine(37)-N6)-threonylcarbamoyltransferase complex ATPase subunit type 1 TsaE, translated to MLGRFENLTLDSIEIPVSKLAGILAKVWKEGKFPLLLLSGKMGSGKTTFVSKLVKALLDELKPGLDKSKLFVNSPTYTLMNEYPFSEIQNQLGDPLEIFHFDLYRIGSSEEIPDLGFEEYWNGKGISLIEWWEKAEPEFKDRKFSIKIDLEEADEDTRNLQVEFSGEEWRRSDLQIESFLKSEKIL
- the tsaB gene encoding tRNA (adenosine(37)-N6)-threonylcarbamoyltransferase complex dimerization subunit type 1 TsaB, with product MTKILFFDATNSWILVGCFLKTEDGKLEKLSEYKELHNRESSLLLIKEISSCLKVSNWEKPDIIVTATGPGSFTGIRISVATARNFSQIWNIPVLGIDSLELYSCQYYAESESPVCVGIEAKQGKIYFGLRDSRGYWGTIDIAPDMIPETIPEDRIGSYLTGIKFSDSPEFFAGTNMKENLPSPEASILEKSGEIKKALAKPEDHSYLQLVPNYLRGTYADDKPKVYYT
- a CDS encoding ribonuclease R family protein; the protein is MTQKKKMVKQIQTKKKTKINQSSEKNKETKKSRSKESDENDLRKSIREAKEKVSKKKKDHKSSRSKKLEIFPVEQKVSAPSSKKERKDKNRSFKQESVKEFRDEVSPPKEETNYKKSSYENQNKNQAYTPKPSHHKNDSHVPGSKSKFYDRKFGSHDWERENEPGRKLLKFFRSKAGKVLSMQEIYSKFIAHAGQKKGFRREKWEAQEQKRSAEEVLIFFEKEGLIEIQKKNIIVRPNQTLSGTISLSKKGDGFVKLTTGTEVFVPGQYTSSAIQGDLVEILPTGIGRKGKLEGEVVSVLRRGRELYRMKVTEKDYKFIVGTFLDMEGDLKEGFLPRKTLLQDLQDEINIGDVLIVTLKQDSDHEKNLYEAHFVRFESDTKEDTDLMRMLMKYNYTILYPEEVKLEELPDEVDETTVDNWNSRVDLRELKSITIDGEYSKDFDDAISFIDEGKKIRFYVHIADVSHYVQPGSDLDVEAYARATSVYLGSRVVPMLPPELSENLCSLVAKKNRLAFTVEMEADWSGTIFHAKFYKSIIKVEERYTYNRAEEEIKAGDPNNWIFQMMKFADILRKRRLNSGRVDLNLKETKVVTDSEHNVVEIKPVDRLQAHILIEEFMLSANIKVAEFIRKKERPTLYRVHEPMDVEKLEMLNSFLSLNGVNAQLQDTKYESIRHVLQVIEGSPSERLFNISLLRSFMQAYYSGEYLGHWGLGFKDYCHFTSPIRRYPDLVCHRVLESILVSDEEPYSEEDIKVMGLHTSHEERKATDSERDYYKLKACRFLEKTGIKEFTATLVGFKAAVAFVELNNPPVEAIIPAIEFTDEGELQAETDFTFYSKKYTKQYSLGETFPVELDRIDFEEIKIYVKMKKFQKKG